GCATGACAAAACACAAAAGTAGTAGTAAACAAAGCTCTTTGGCATGATCTGATGTGAAAGCAACAAAGTGCATGAAAGGACTGTTTGTAATAAGTGTATGATGTGTATGATACGATCCTTCCTCGCGTGTGCTCTAGATAGACCGAGTCATGGAGATCATTATCAGAGATTTTGCTTATGTTGGGCCCATGAACAAATTAAAGAAGAATCGGTGTTCTTGCAAGTAAAGGTGATGCACGCATcgcctccatgaaaagaaaaacatggtgATGCACCGTCTTTTGCTGGCAATGTTGCTCTCGAACCTTGGCTTTTGAGATGGTCGTGTCTGCCAACTAGCTGAGTAGTCCGCGCAAATTTCAGCAACCGCGGCAGACCAAGAAATAAATTCTTTTCTTGCCGCCGCTGCGGTTTATCTTGACGACCCGCAATTGTAATTAATTCTCGTGAAGGATATACGGATTTAATGTCAAAATCATGAAATAACTTTTAGTACGGGAAAgaaacaattatttttttattatctattttcctcccccccccccgaccaTGGGCTTGCACTCGATGTGATATTATATATTTCCCTTTTCTTCCTTGACTGAGATCGAAGTCCTGTCAGTGACCTGGATCATCATCGGGAAACGGAGATGAAGAGATACAAGAAAACCTTGATTTTTTTCCCTGTTCGTTCAAAGATCTCTGCTGCAAGCTAAGCTAGCTTGGGAAAGAGCAGGAGGCCGGTCAAGAGGGGTGGTACCAGGTAAGGGAGGCTGCTAGCTGCCGATGGAGCTCCTGCATTGACCAGCATGGCACGTGCACGCAAGATTACAGTCACGCACGTATATGATTGACTACTTGGACGTTTTTTTGTTCCTACATGCATTATTGTTATTGGGTCCCAACACGATGACACGTCAACACTGAGGTTATCTTGCAAAGACTGATCGAACGGCGTCGTACTCGATCGTACAGAAGTAGCATAGCTAGCTACGTAGAATCCGACAGATTTgagatttttttgaaaaaaaaaattaaaacaacaGATTTGAGATTTCCCCATGGGAACACAAGTGTCGAATAAAACATTCACGAGAACACCGTTCCTTTGACAtaaagagggggagagagagcacAAAAATTATATACTTTTTGTTTCCATATGGCTAAACTTTAACCCTGTCACATTAAACGAGAATCTTATCACTTAAGAGTGCTAAATAAAATTTGAGTATAAATCTTTTTTGCACAACTGGGTGCTAAttcatgagacgaatctaatgaggttaATTAATTCTTAAtttgctacaatgatgctaTAGTAAATATCCACtgattatgaattaattattctCATTACACTCATCTCACGAATTAGCCTACATGTTCCACaaataattttataaataaactttatttagtacttctaatGGGCATCCACACGTTTGATGTGATTAGACTCAAGTTTACCCTACCGTGTTTCGTGGTAAAAATAAAGTAGACCTCTGCTCTCTTATCTGCGCCCGCAGTAATTGTCCCTTGACTTGTGTCAGTGTGCTATGACGATAACCTCTCTCTCCTATGTAGTAGCTCAGGTTTTAATTTACCAGCTAGTTTGTGACTTTGTGTACGTGCAAAAATGGATTGACAAATAGACATGTATCAAATCATCATGGCATACGTCGTCGTCTCACCTCGCTCCGAGGCTCCGATCGATCCGCTAGCTAGGTGTGTTTCGGCTGCTTGGTCGCGTCAGCGGGAACGAACAAACGGCGGCCGCTCGCGGACGTTGACGCCGTTGGGCCGTGCGTTTCCCGCAGGTCACGTCCAAGGACTCGTCCGCCGGCGTGGGTACCACGGCGTCCCAGAGATGGCAAAATTAGATCCTGGATACTAAAAAAAGTGGCATTTGCCACAACACACTAAAACAATGTGTCTTTGCTCAAACACACTAAACTTCTATGACAATTGGATGCTGGACACTACACCTATCAATATAATCATTTTTAATAGAATTGTACGCAAAAAGATCAAATTGCCCCTATAGATCGATACTTTGCACATTACTGTGCCAGCATAACGCATCCATATATATCGACCAAATCATAAAAATATCACTCTTTATAGTTAGTATGTATCAGGGGCGAAGCTACGTTCTCTTTGCCTGGTGCACATGCACCATGGTGAAATGGAAAATTTCTACTAGTTAGCTAAATTTTACCATGTAAATTATAGTAGCTTCCTACTATCCAACGGAGAGTGCACCAGAGTTAATTCTAATCTAGCTTTGCCTCTGGTATGTATCCTTGCTTCTTCGTTGTTCCAGGATATATAAGTTGTTAGCAAAAAGCTACAGATCCAGTAGTAAAGTTAAAACGACAGTATATGATTtagaacatgcatgcatgcctgaATACATCCGTGTGAACAGTGCTGGATGCATACATACTACTCCGTCTCTAGAAGATTATTCGCCGTAGCATGCATGACTCGGCTCTCCCCGCTTGTCAAGTTCCCGGCGCCACGTGGCAGACATCCAGCGGCTACACGTACGCATGCGCGAGAGCACCCTGCATGCATGCCGTACGGCGCTGCTGCCCGGGCCATCCGGCCCACCGGATGGTCAAAGTCAATCGCTCGCTCCAGATCACCACTGCGAGCTGGCGTTTCAACTAAGCAATCGATCACTCCAATCACCTTACTTGTTACCCTAACCCACCCCTTCACACCTGCCTTAATTACATTCCACACCTTAATCAATTTCGCCTTCTCGCCTTGTCCGTTCGACGTCTGCCCTGACGATTCGGCGTCCACTCGATCGGTGGTGCTTTTGACTGCCCAGCATGCATGCACATGTTGCATCAAACCACCTGCCTAGACTTTGACGCCCGCTAGCTTAGAGTAGTAGAATAGAAATAGATTTTCTGTAAATAAATAGTACTTTCCAAAGCATGCAGGCTACTACCCAATACCCgtatcatttttttttaaagattattTCATCATGTGTTAGAGATTTGGGGCTAGCTAGGGACAATCATCAACGGTCAGAGAATCAGGCAACAATAATAATCATAACGTTTTTACTGTATTACTAGCGCCCTCTTGCTGTACTATAGGTTAATTGTTGCCGCATCAAGTGTAAATAAAGCTGTCCAACAAATCTGCATGCATGCAACATCCCAAAAGGCCGCCGCCTCTCTCTCCAAGGGGGGCGAAAGAAAGGAGCCGAGGGGCgatgccgccgcggccaccgttTGCGGCCCCCGTTCCCTCGCCTCCGGCCTCGCTGCCGGTGGTGACGAGGAGCGGGGGTCTGTCTCCTCAACAGACCGTCTGTCTTCGTAGGGTCTTAGTCGAGTCCTCCTAGATCTAGAGTTTGCTCGCCGTCGATGTTCGGCGGTGGAGTTAGATTTTGCCGGTGGAGTGTGGCCCCTCTGCGGCTTGCTTTTCCTGGCGACGCCGGCGATGcggaagcgacggcggcgcagtgGAATAATTTCTCCCAGCATCTTCCGTTCTCCGATGGCGATCTACTCCGACGTCAACGGAGAGGCTGGGGAGACCTGTCTAGGAGTCGAGAGCCGGCGCATCGTCGTCTTCTTCATGTGATGATGTTGTTGACCCTGTTAATCTCGAGGAAGATGATCTTTGGTGAAAATCTGAGTTTTGCTCGGGTTGCCGGCGGTGGAATCGAAGAATGCGTCGTGGGTATGGGAGTTGGCCGATGCGCCTGGGAGGCAGTGTACTCGGCTGATTCGTCTAGAAGTAAGCCCTTCTCTGCGGCCTCTATCTTGTGGAGATTGGCTCTGGTGTCCGACGACGATTGGGAagcggcttcggcggcggtgACGAACGGATCTCTGAAGGCTTCGAGGAAGATGAACATGAACATGAGCTTTGGActtttttgtaattttccttttcttggggGTCCTGTTTGTGAAAGAGCCGGTGTAATGCGCTAAGATCAATacatttttcttctaaaaaaaatgtaaataaagCTAGTACTAAACGCCTGGTTAAATGTATTTTTACTACTCGTAATCAAATCGCCGTCGGTTTCCCAACAACTTAACAGGGCCAGCCAGCgttactactactactagtatTAGCAAATTAAGTGCCCATTAATTAATCAGGGCCATGCACCTGATGATTTCATCTCATCTTGACGGCCAATGCAAGACGAAACCGAGATTTCTATACTACCCGTACTTTGCAGCAGCAGCTGTTTCGTGCATCAGGTGCGTATTGATTAGCAGGGTCCAAAATAaagtcgcaaaaaaaaagattggcAGGGTCCAAGCATGCATCAACGTGTAATTAGCAGGGTCCCCATTGATCATCAACCTAATTAATTGCCCTCTTGCTTGCTAACCCCCCACACGATCGACACCGGACGCGGCCGTGTCCATCAGGTCGCCGGGCTggccgcgccgctgctgccacgcctatataaaccacagCCAGGCCTCCGCCGCGAAGCTGCCACGCTGCACGAGCTGAGCCTAGCTCTTCTCCATCGATCGTCGCCGTACCAGCTCGATCGGCCAGAGATCGATCCGCCGCCATGTCGAGCCTCACCACGGCCGGCAGCGCGGAGGAGCGCCACTACTCCGTCTCCGCCGAGGAGTTCGGCACGCACCTGTCCCTGGGCATCGGCGGCGggcccggaggaggaggaggaggaggagggaggccaCGGCCGCGGACGGTGCAGCTGTTCGGGGAGGTGCTGTCGCTGGAGGGCGACAACAACGGGGagcccacggcggcgccggcgggcaggAAGAGGAGGGATCGCAGCGGTAGCGGCGCCGCGGCTGTTCCGGCTAGTAGGCAGCAGAACAAGAAGGCGAGGAAGGTCAAGGACGCGGATGATGACGGCGACCGCCGGAGCCTgacgatcggcggcggcggcggcggcggcggcagcggcgccgggaGGAAGAAGCTCCGGCTcaacgccgcgcaggccgccatGCTGGAGGACAGCTTCCGCGCCCACAACATCCTCTCTCATGTATGTCCATGCCCACACGCTCGCTCATTTCCATCAAGAAATCCATGGCTTCCATCTCTTATGATAATCCTTcatatccaaattaaatttcctTTTCGTTTCGATCCCGTCTGTTGGGTTTGGAATTTTGGATAAATAATCAATCTGATCAGagttggattttttttctctggCGTCGATCGACCTCAGGGCGAGAAGCAGGAGCTGGCGCGGCGGGTGGGGCTGAGCGCGCGGCAGGTGGAGGTGTGGTTCCAGAACCGGCGGGCCAGGACCAAGCTCAAGCAGACGGAGGTCGACTGCGAGCTCCTCCGCCGCTGGTGCGACCGCCTCACCGACGAGAACGCGCGCCTCCGCCGGGACCTCGCCGGCCTCCGGGCGGCGCCTGCCAGGCTCGCTGTCTGCGCCTCCTGCTGCGACAAGAAGGCGCAGGTCGCCGTTGCCGCCGGCGAGATGGCGTGACGGGAACTGCACAGTGACTGATGACCCGAGGGGATCGAGCTCGCGACCGTGCGCGCAGCATGGAGTCCGCGGCAGAATTTCCTTCCCCTTTTCTATTGTAGATAGATACATCAGTTAATTAGATACATGCACGAGGTTAAGCTACTGATTAATTACGTAATTACCAC
This window of the Panicum virgatum strain AP13 chromosome 1K, P.virgatum_v5, whole genome shotgun sequence genome carries:
- the LOC120651044 gene encoding putative homeobox-leucine zipper protein HOX26, with protein sequence MSSLTTAGSAEERHYSVSAEEFGTHLSLGIGGGPGGGGGGGGRPRPRTVQLFGEVLSLEGDNNGEPTAAPAGRKRRDRSGSGAAAVPASRQQNKKARKVKDADDDGDRRSLTIGGGGGGGGSGAGRKKLRLNAAQAAMLEDSFRAHNILSHGEKQELARRVGLSARQVEVWFQNRRARTKLKQTEVDCELLRRWCDRLTDENARLRRDLAGLRAAPARLAVCASCCDKKAQVAVAAGEMA